A window from Chryseobacterium vaccae encodes these proteins:
- a CDS encoding GNAT family N-acetyltransferase, producing the protein MVTLQFFKEDDLFKVNYALDEDQLRFTSTAEQAIQRIKERNDHQSFAVIIMDKGLPVGFFVLDFGEDKLDLTNNKDSVLLRSLSVNPEMQGKGIGKEAMQKVDDFVRENFSHCNEIVLAVNQKNESAYHIYRKAGYSYDGKTRIGRSGRQYLMYKKL; encoded by the coding sequence ATGGTAACCTTACAGTTCTTCAAAGAAGATGACCTTTTCAAAGTGAATTATGCTCTGGATGAAGATCAGCTGCGTTTTACTTCCACAGCGGAACAGGCGATACAGAGAATAAAAGAAAGAAATGATCATCAATCATTTGCGGTTATTATTATGGATAAAGGACTGCCTGTAGGTTTTTTTGTCCTTGATTTTGGTGAAGATAAACTGGATTTGACCAATAACAAGGATTCTGTCTTATTAAGGTCTTTATCTGTAAATCCTGAAATGCAGGGAAAAGGAATAGGAAAAGAAGCAATGCAGAAAGTAGATGATTTTGTCCGTGAAAATTTCAGTCACTGTAATGAAATTGTGCTGGCCGTCAACCAGAAAAATGAATCGGCGTATCATATTTACCGTAAAGCAGGATATTCTTATGATGGTAAAACGAGGATCGGAAGAAGCGGACGTCAGTATCTGATGTATAAAAAACTTTAA
- a CDS encoding GMC family oxidoreductase N-terminal domain-containing protein, with protein sequence MNRKQFIKTGLLAVSGFYFLNSNLFQAAQPQSEKKIIDAPIIIIGSGYGGAVSALRLCESGKKVVLLEMGLNWEKAGIPYSNLLKPGKSAAWLKNKTIAPFMNIFSLTPFTGTLDRMEFENINIWAGRGVGGGSLVNGGMAVTPKESYFKEVFPSLDTQKFYDHYFPLVHEELKVNVINEQFLKDCPYYQFTRVGEAEAHKAGFKTIRVPNVYDFQYMEKEYKNEVPRSALNTEVIYGNNHGKNSLDKTYLKKAMATGNLEILDLHRVDYIKLNDDQTYTLKVQETDTSGASVSDKIFNCKKLILAAGTMGTLKLLLHSQAVNGFPVHERIGKNWGNNGNFMTGRNWVKPLSGGTGSKQSTIPVGGIDNWDDPEHPFFTEIAPLPMGMDVATALYLLINRVDKKGEVTYNPDKSELVLDWNEQHTAKMRDNADYFIKKMNKANGGTRSHLLFKNGFGADICYHPLGGCVLGEATNEYGKLKKHENLYVLDGSLIPGTIGVNPFVTITAIAEYCIENLIRQNEFVYN encoded by the coding sequence ATGAACAGAAAGCAATTCATCAAGACAGGCCTCTTGGCTGTATCCGGATTTTATTTCCTTAATTCCAATTTGTTTCAGGCTGCCCAGCCTCAGTCTGAAAAAAAGATTATTGATGCTCCCATTATCATTATCGGAAGCGGTTATGGAGGGGCTGTTTCTGCATTACGTCTCTGTGAATCCGGAAAAAAAGTAGTTCTTCTGGAAATGGGGCTTAACTGGGAGAAAGCCGGAATTCCTTATTCCAATCTGCTCAAACCCGGAAAAAGTGCGGCATGGCTGAAAAATAAAACGATTGCTCCGTTTATGAATATATTCTCTCTGACACCATTTACCGGAACACTGGACCGGATGGAATTTGAAAACATCAATATCTGGGCTGGCAGAGGGGTTGGCGGCGGTTCGCTAGTCAACGGAGGTATGGCAGTTACTCCTAAAGAAAGCTATTTCAAAGAGGTTTTTCCCAGCCTTGATACTCAAAAATTTTATGACCATTATTTCCCTCTTGTGCACGAAGAGCTGAAAGTTAATGTAATTAATGAACAATTTCTGAAAGACTGTCCTTATTATCAATTTACAAGAGTGGGAGAAGCAGAAGCGCACAAAGCCGGATTTAAAACAATACGGGTTCCGAATGTCTATGATTTTCAATATATGGAAAAGGAATACAAAAATGAAGTTCCCCGTTCTGCACTCAACACGGAAGTGATTTACGGAAACAACCACGGTAAAAACAGCCTGGATAAAACCTATCTGAAAAAAGCAATGGCAACGGGAAACCTGGAAATCCTTGACCTTCACCGTGTGGATTATATTAAACTGAATGATGACCAGACCTATACTTTAAAAGTTCAGGAAACTGATACTTCCGGAGCATCGGTTTCTGATAAAATATTCAACTGCAAAAAGCTGATCCTTGCAGCAGGAACTATGGGAACGCTAAAACTATTGTTACATTCTCAGGCTGTAAACGGATTTCCTGTTCATGAACGTATCGGGAAAAACTGGGGTAACAATGGTAATTTTATGACGGGAAGAAATTGGGTTAAACCTTTATCCGGCGGAACGGGATCCAAACAATCTACAATTCCTGTAGGTGGGATTGACAATTGGGATGATCCTGAACATCCTTTTTTCACAGAGATTGCACCATTACCTATGGGAATGGACGTTGCCACCGCTTTGTATTTACTGATCAATAGGGTTGACAAAAAAGGAGAAGTAACTTATAATCCTGATAAAAGCGAACTGGTATTGGACTGGAATGAACAGCATACTGCCAAAATGAGAGACAATGCAGATTATTTTATAAAAAAAATGAACAAGGCTAATGGCGGTACAAGAAGTCATCTCCTTTTTAAGAACGGATTCGGAGCTGATATATGCTATCATCCGCTCGGCGGCTGTGTTTTGGGAGAAGCCACCAATGAATACGGAAAGCTGAAAAAGCATGAGAACCTTTATGTTCTGGACGGGTCTTTAATTCCGGGAACCATTGGCGTCAATCCATTTGTAACAATTACGGCTATTGCAGAATACTGTATAGAAAATCTGATCAGGCAGAATGAATTCGTTTATAATTAA
- a CDS encoding glucose 1-dehydrogenase, whose amino-acid sequence MEISLHHQVAVVTGASSGIGSGIAKSLAAAGAAVIINHSSERSTEEAKAVLKEVTDGGGTGITYQCDVSKEDQVIKMFQDVVSEFGTVDILINNAGIQKDAKFTEMTLDQWNAVIGVNLTGQFLCAREAIKEFLRRGIDPSRSLACGKIIHISSVHEIIPWAGHANYAASKGAVRMLMQTLAQEYGADKIRVNSICPGAIQTPINTNAWNTPEALNSLLTLIPYNRIGQPQDIGNLAAFLASDLADYITGTSIFVDGGMTTFESFSTGG is encoded by the coding sequence ATGGAAATATCACTTCATCATCAGGTCGCTGTAGTTACCGGAGCTTCCAGCGGAATAGGTTCAGGAATCGCAAAATCTTTAGCAGCAGCAGGGGCTGCAGTGATCATTAATCACTCTTCGGAAAGATCTACAGAAGAAGCAAAAGCTGTCTTAAAAGAAGTTACAGATGGCGGAGGAACAGGAATAACCTATCAATGTGATGTCTCTAAGGAAGATCAGGTTATCAAAATGTTTCAGGATGTGGTTTCCGAATTTGGGACAGTAGATATTCTGATTAATAATGCAGGAATTCAAAAGGATGCGAAATTCACGGAAATGACCTTGGACCAATGGAATGCTGTTATCGGAGTGAATCTTACCGGGCAGTTTCTTTGTGCAAGAGAAGCAATAAAAGAGTTTTTACGACGGGGGATAGATCCTTCACGTTCTTTAGCGTGCGGGAAAATCATTCATATCAGTTCGGTTCATGAAATTATTCCCTGGGCAGGGCATGCCAATTATGCAGCAAGTAAAGGAGCCGTGAGAATGCTGATGCAGACTTTGGCTCAGGAATATGGGGCTGATAAAATCCGGGTCAACTCTATTTGTCCCGGAGCCATTCAAACTCCCATCAATACCAATGCCTGGAATACCCCTGAAGCACTCAATTCACTTCTTACGCTGATTCCTTATAACAGGATCGGTCAGCCGCAGGATATAGGAAATTTAGCCGCATTTCTGGCTAGTGACCTGGCTGATTATATTACCGGAACCAGCATTTTTGTTGACGGAGGGATGACCACGTTTGAAAGCTTTTCTACAGGAGGCTAA
- the mqo gene encoding malate dehydrogenase (quinone) translates to MSQSLTSRTPKPKYDVVLIGGGIMSATLATLLHEFDPELEIAIFERLGRFAKESTAAWNNAGTGHSAFCELNYTPEKPDGTIDITKAESIAEQFEISKQFWSYLVTKGYIQDPKDFINSCPHMSLVFGEKEAEYLRKRHEKMSESVLFSGMEYSTDHEQLKEWIPLVMSKRNGSEVMAATKMDMGTDVNFGTLTRKMGRHLLEDSNVEVFLYHEVKDIDPREDGKWEMKVKDRIHSHQQEVVADFVFIGAGGYALPLLDSSDIKESEGYGGFPVSGQWLVSHNQELVEKHHAKVYTQATVDAPPMSVPHLDLRIIDGKKALLFGPFAGFSTKFLKEGSYLDLPESVNTKNLRSLFGAWWHNIPLTKYLIQQVAMTKSQRMQHLREFIKDAKEEDWELKVAGQRVQIIKKDEKEGGKLEFGTEVVVNKKGTIASLLGASPGASTAVYAMLNVLEKCFPEKLNGEWREKLLEMVPSYGQKLADHPELTEKLRNYTKEKLELEY, encoded by the coding sequence ATGTCACAATCGCTTACAAGCAGAACACCGAAACCCAAGTACGATGTTGTCCTGATAGGTGGCGGAATTATGAGCGCCACTTTAGCAACACTGCTACACGAATTTGATCCTGAACTGGAAATTGCAATATTTGAAAGGCTTGGAAGGTTTGCTAAGGAAAGCACCGCAGCCTGGAATAACGCGGGAACAGGACACTCTGCTTTTTGTGAACTTAATTATACCCCTGAAAAACCAGACGGAACCATTGATATTACCAAAGCAGAAAGCATTGCCGAACAGTTCGAAATTTCAAAACAGTTCTGGTCATATCTGGTTACTAAAGGATATATTCAGGATCCCAAGGATTTTATCAACTCGTGTCCGCATATGAGTTTGGTATTCGGTGAAAAAGAAGCAGAATACCTCAGAAAACGTCACGAGAAAATGTCAGAATCTGTTTTGTTCTCCGGTATGGAATATTCTACTGACCATGAGCAGCTTAAAGAATGGATTCCTCTGGTAATGAGTAAAAGAAACGGATCCGAAGTAATGGCTGCTACCAAAATGGATATGGGAACAGATGTAAACTTTGGAACTTTGACCAGAAAAATGGGAAGACATTTGCTTGAAGATTCCAATGTTGAGGTTTTCCTGTATCATGAGGTGAAAGATATAGATCCTAGAGAGGACGGAAAGTGGGAGATGAAGGTAAAGGACAGAATTCATAGTCATCAGCAGGAAGTGGTTGCTGATTTTGTATTTATCGGGGCCGGAGGATACGCACTTCCGCTGTTGGATAGTTCAGATATTAAAGAAAGTGAAGGATATGGAGGTTTCCCGGTTTCAGGACAGTGGCTGGTAAGTCATAATCAGGAATTGGTAGAGAAACACCATGCCAAAGTATATACACAGGCCACAGTAGATGCTCCGCCAATGTCGGTTCCTCACCTTGATCTTAGAATTATTGATGGCAAAAAAGCCCTTCTATTTGGCCCTTTTGCTGGGTTTTCTACCAAATTCCTGAAAGAAGGAAGTTATCTTGATCTGCCGGAAAGCGTTAATACGAAGAATTTAAGATCATTATTCGGAGCATGGTGGCATAACATTCCTCTTACCAAATACCTTATCCAGCAGGTTGCGATGACAAAATCCCAAAGAATGCAGCACCTGAGAGAATTCATCAAAGATGCCAAAGAAGAAGACTGGGAGCTTAAAGTAGCAGGGCAGAGGGTACAGATCATTAAAAAAGATGAGAAAGAAGGCGGTAAACTGGAATTCGGAACAGAAGTGGTTGTGAATAAAAAAGGAACGATTGCTTCTCTTCTCGGAGCTTCACCGGGAGCTTCCACAGCGGTATATGCCATGTTAAATGTTCTTGAAAAATGTTTCCCTGAAAAACTGAATGGCGAATGGCGAGAAAAGCTGCTGGAAATGGTTCCTTCTTATGGACAAAAACTGGCTGATCATCCGGAGCTTACCGAGAAGCTGAGAAACTATACCAAAGAAAAATTAGAATTAGAATATTAA
- the recO gene encoding DNA repair protein RecO, producing the protein MNSQNGFLLSFIKYGENDAVLHCFTEEDGFQTYFLKGVYSKRNKKKALLQPLNKLSFSINPARGAGIPSVSRMELLKTNDAFTDIRANTVLFFISDFLNQVLKHENKNLNIFFTIDEFLHELMNKNYQCHLLFMISILKIQGVAPLVNDGLFLDPETGTFSMASAHQLFGQEISSLWKAVLTSENIYSAKIHSTLRKDFLDSLLVYYHYHIAGFKMPASLEVIQQIFE; encoded by the coding sequence ATGAATTCACAAAACGGATTTTTACTTTCATTCATAAAATATGGCGAAAATGATGCGGTTCTGCATTGTTTCACAGAAGAAGATGGCTTTCAGACCTATTTTCTAAAAGGAGTATATTCCAAAAGAAATAAAAAGAAAGCCCTGCTTCAGCCTTTGAATAAGCTCAGTTTTTCCATTAATCCTGCCAGAGGAGCCGGAATCCCGTCTGTTTCAAGGATGGAATTGCTGAAAACCAACGATGCTTTTACAGATATAAGAGCCAATACGGTTCTGTTTTTCATTTCAGATTTTCTAAACCAGGTGTTGAAACATGAAAATAAGAACCTGAATATATTTTTCACTATTGATGAATTCCTTCATGAGCTGATGAATAAAAATTACCAGTGCCACCTGCTTTTTATGATCAGTATTTTAAAGATTCAGGGGGTAGCCCCGCTTGTTAATGACGGTCTTTTTTTAGATCCGGAAACCGGAACGTTTTCTATGGCCTCAGCTCATCAGTTATTTGGACAGGAAATTTCTTCGCTGTGGAAAGCAGTGCTTACTTCAGAAAATATATACTCAGCAAAAATTCATTCCACTCTAAGGAAAGATTTTCTGGACAGCCTTCTCGTCTATTATCATTATCATATAGCCGGCTTTAAAATGCCTGCCTCTCTGGAGGTTATCCAGCAGATTTTTGAATAA
- a CDS encoding AadS family aminoglycoside 6-adenylyltransferase, translating to MKTREEKLKQIISWAEDNPDVRAVLLTSSLVNPYAPVDDFSDLDVELVFENRAPYEIHNDWLSLFGTPISMIEEDDRVFEGKHAMKMVLYRDHVKVDFKLYQKEDFLAEIQQDSLPEDWDVGYKILVDKDDLTKELKPPTYQSVMIHKPKEEDFNKLINDFWWDTTYVAKCLQRGDIFYAKFMTENVIRTDYLVPLIEWHIGESQGWNNITTNKHGRLFPKYLPEDLWNRVESTFSGSNIEDNWISLLAFADLVHELGAALAQKLNFIYPTKLEEDIRNYLAEVKAML from the coding sequence ATGAAAACAAGAGAAGAAAAACTGAAACAGATTATCAGCTGGGCAGAAGATAACCCGGACGTTCGTGCCGTCTTGCTCACGAGCTCACTGGTGAATCCCTATGCTCCCGTAGATGATTTCAGCGACCTTGATGTGGAACTTGTTTTTGAAAACAGGGCGCCTTATGAAATCCATAATGACTGGCTTTCACTTTTTGGAACTCCTATCTCCATGATAGAAGAAGATGACCGTGTTTTTGAAGGAAAGCACGCAATGAAAATGGTGCTGTATCGGGATCATGTAAAAGTTGATTTCAAACTTTACCAAAAAGAAGATTTTCTGGCAGAAATTCAACAGGATTCCCTTCCCGAAGATTGGGATGTGGGATATAAAATTCTGGTTGATAAAGATGATCTGACTAAAGAACTAAAACCTCCAACCTATCAGTCTGTGATGATTCACAAACCGAAGGAAGAGGATTTTAATAAACTGATCAACGACTTCTGGTGGGATACAACCTATGTGGCTAAATGCCTTCAGCGTGGCGATATTTTTTACGCAAAATTCATGACTGAAAATGTGATAAGAACAGACTATCTGGTTCCACTCATAGAATGGCATATTGGAGAATCACAGGGCTGGAATAATATCACCACCAATAAACACGGAAGACTTTTCCCGAAATACCTTCCTGAAGATTTATGGAATAGAGTAGAATCCACCTTCTCAGGAAGTAATATTGAAGATAACTGGATTTCTTTGTTAGCTTTTGCAGATCTCGTTCATGAACTGGGTGCTGCTTTGGCCCAAAAGCTTAATTTTATCTATCCCACTAAGCTAGAAGAGGATATCCGGAACTATCTTGCAGAAGTCAAAGCAATGCTTTAA
- a CDS encoding DUF1684 domain-containing protein: protein MKKYIILFLLFPLMVFSQRIVSGEVMAVKKFQEDLNAEYKDPKQTPLRGDNFTNFKGHPFFPFSRKYRVIAELTRTKNAEPFELPTSSGKTKKYREYGKVNFMLNEKPYTLTLYQSLDLMKQKKYKDYLFLPFRDETNGKETYGGGKYMDLKIPKGNTIVLDFNQSYQPFCAYNAYDYNCPIVPEENKLPVEIKAGVMYEDIYHH, encoded by the coding sequence ATGAAAAAATATATCATTTTATTTCTGCTGTTTCCCCTGATGGTTTTCTCACAGAGAATCGTGTCAGGAGAAGTTATGGCTGTTAAGAAATTCCAGGAGGACCTTAATGCGGAATACAAAGATCCTAAACAGACCCCTTTGCGAGGGGATAATTTTACCAATTTTAAAGGACATCCTTTTTTTCCGTTCAGCCGGAAGTACAGAGTAATCGCAGAGCTGACCAGAACAAAAAATGCAGAACCTTTTGAATTACCTACTTCTTCGGGCAAAACAAAGAAATACAGAGAATATGGAAAAGTAAATTTTATGCTTAATGAAAAACCGTATACTCTTACCTTATATCAGAGCTTAGACCTCATGAAGCAGAAAAAATATAAAGATTATCTTTTCCTTCCTTTTCGTGATGAGACCAATGGCAAAGAAACCTACGGCGGCGGAAAATATATGGACCTGAAAATTCCGAAAGGAAACACCATTGTACTTGACTTTAACCAATCATACCAGCCATTCTGCGCATATAACGCTTATGATTACAACTGTCCGATCGTTCCTGAAGAAAATAAACTTCCTGTGGAAATAAAAGCAGGGGTGATGTACGAAGATATTTATCATCATTAG
- a CDS encoding MGH1-like glycoside hydrolase domain-containing protein, with protein sequence MSEQQRISDVSWKKWGPYVSNREWGLVREDYSENGDAWNYTSHDTAEAKTYRWGEEGVCGICDDFQRFIFSVGFWNKKDKMVKERFFGLTNGQGNHGEDVKEYFYYLDSTPTHSYMKMLYKYPQNTFPYEDLVKTNAARSKDEPEYELIDTGIFDHNEYFDIFIEYAKESQNDILVRITVINKSEKEASLILLPTVWFRNTWNWGYDDYRPQLHAEEADQIIINHKDVDIKNIYAKQSSKTLFCNNETNNQRLYQSVNESKYCKDGINDFVITGNSQSVNPQNSGTKASFFIDEDFKEGETKIFEFRLSDKDLTKPFEDFDFVFEERQKEADEFYAEIQKGISSEDEKLVQRQAFAGMLWNKMYYHYNVEKWLKGDPAEVPPPKSREKIRNYDWKHLNNEHIISMPDKWEYPWYATWDLAFHTISFSLIDPDFAKYQLKLFLFEWYMHPNGQLPAYEWNFSDVNPPVHAWAVFRVFKIDEYLKEKPDLEFLESAFQKLLMNFTWWVNKKDNNGNNIFEGGFLGLDNIGVFDRNSALPNGEELEQSDGTSWMAMFALNMMRIALELALYNNVYEEMAMKFFEHFLSIANSLDNMGEENFSLWDNEDEFFYDAIASSDGTHMYLKLRTIVGLIPMFAVEVIDDEMIENLPNFKKRMRWVLDNKPELASLVSRWEVKGQDSKHLLSLLRGHRLKRLLKRMLNPDEFLSEYGVRALSKEYEQNPYTLSLNETDYHVKYTPAESDSGLFGGNSNWRGPIWFPINFLIIESLQRFFFYYSPDFLVEYPTGSGNYANLDQIADSLSRRLAKIFLKDEKGKRPVHGQYEKFQTDPDFKDYLLFYEYFHGDNGRGVGASHQTGWTGLIAKILQPRFSKKEIAASETEMPKEVAGKIKK encoded by the coding sequence ATGTCAGAACAACAAAGAATTTCGGATGTTTCCTGGAAAAAATGGGGACCTTATGTCAGCAACCGTGAATGGGGGCTTGTACGGGAAGACTATAGTGAAAACGGTGATGCCTGGAATTACACCAGCCATGATACCGCTGAAGCTAAAACCTATCGTTGGGGAGAAGAGGGAGTCTGCGGAATTTGTGATGATTTTCAACGGTTTATTTTTTCTGTAGGATTCTGGAATAAGAAAGATAAAATGGTAAAAGAGCGGTTCTTCGGCCTTACCAACGGGCAGGGAAATCATGGAGAAGATGTAAAGGAATATTTCTATTATCTGGATTCCACCCCCACTCATTCTTATATGAAGATGCTGTATAAGTATCCGCAGAATACCTTTCCTTATGAAGATCTGGTAAAAACCAATGCAGCAAGAAGCAAAGATGAACCCGAATATGAACTGATTGATACCGGGATTTTTGATCATAATGAATATTTTGACATCTTCATTGAGTATGCAAAAGAAAGCCAAAATGATATTCTGGTCAGGATAACGGTGATCAACAAATCTGAAAAAGAAGCTTCCCTTATTCTATTGCCGACGGTTTGGTTCAGAAATACGTGGAACTGGGGATACGATGACTATAGGCCACAGCTCCATGCTGAAGAGGCAGACCAGATCATCATTAATCATAAAGATGTTGATATAAAAAATATCTATGCAAAACAGTCTTCAAAAACTCTGTTCTGCAACAATGAAACCAATAATCAAAGACTTTATCAGTCAGTCAATGAATCAAAATATTGTAAAGATGGCATCAATGATTTTGTGATAACCGGGAATTCCCAGTCTGTAAACCCTCAGAATAGCGGAACTAAGGCTTCTTTTTTCATAGATGAAGATTTTAAAGAAGGAGAGACCAAAATATTTGAATTCAGGCTATCGGATAAAGATCTAACGAAACCGTTCGAGGATTTTGATTTTGTCTTTGAGGAAAGACAGAAAGAAGCAGATGAATTTTATGCTGAGATTCAGAAAGGAATCTCTTCAGAAGATGAAAAACTGGTCCAAAGGCAGGCCTTTGCAGGAATGCTCTGGAATAAAATGTATTACCATTACAACGTTGAAAAATGGCTGAAAGGTGATCCTGCTGAGGTTCCTCCTCCAAAATCTCGCGAAAAGATCCGGAATTATGACTGGAAGCACCTCAATAATGAACACATCATTTCCATGCCTGATAAATGGGAATATCCATGGTATGCCACCTGGGATCTGGCGTTTCATACAATAAGTTTCTCACTCATTGACCCTGATTTTGCAAAATACCAGCTGAAGCTTTTTCTCTTTGAATGGTACATGCATCCTAACGGGCAGCTTCCCGCTTATGAATGGAACTTTAGTGATGTAAATCCTCCGGTACATGCTTGGGCTGTTTTCCGCGTATTCAAAATTGATGAGTACCTGAAAGAAAAGCCGGATCTTGAATTTCTGGAAAGCGCTTTTCAAAAGCTGCTGATGAATTTTACCTGGTGGGTGAACAAAAAGGATAATAACGGGAATAACATTTTTGAAGGTGGATTTCTTGGATTAGATAATATCGGGGTTTTTGACCGGAACTCTGCTCTTCCCAATGGAGAGGAGCTGGAACAGTCGGATGGAACAAGCTGGATGGCTATGTTTGCCCTGAATATGATGAGAATTGCATTAGAACTGGCGCTGTACAACAATGTTTATGAAGAGATGGCGATGAAGTTTTTCGAACATTTCCTGTCCATTGCCAATTCTCTGGATAATATGGGGGAAGAAAATTTCAGCCTTTGGGATAATGAAGATGAGTTCTTTTATGATGCGATTGCTTCCAGTGACGGAACTCATATGTATTTAAAATTAAGAACAATAGTCGGATTAATTCCCATGTTTGCCGTTGAGGTTATTGATGATGAAATGATTGAAAATCTGCCCAATTTCAAAAAAAGAATGAGATGGGTTTTGGATAATAAACCTGAGCTGGCTTCTCTGGTTTCAAGATGGGAGGTGAAAGGACAGGATTCCAAGCACCTTTTATCTCTGCTTCGGGGGCATCGCCTGAAAAGACTTTTGAAAAGAATGCTGAATCCGGATGAGTTTTTAAGTGAGTACGGAGTGAGAGCGTTATCCAAAGAATATGAACAGAATCCTTACACCCTTAGCCTTAATGAAACAGATTATCATGTAAAATATACGCCTGCAGAAAGCGACAGCGGACTTTTCGGAGGAAACAGCAACTGGCGCGGTCCTATATGGTTTCCGATTAATTTTCTGATCATTGAAAGCCTACAGCGCTTTTTCTTTTATTACAGTCCCGATTTTTTGGTTGAATATCCTACAGGAAGCGGTAATTATGCTAATCTGGATCAGATCGCCGATTCTCTAAGCAGAAGACTGGCAAAAATATTTTTAAAGGATGAAAAGGGCAAAAGACCTGTACATGGACAATATGAAAAATTTCAGACAGATCCGGATTTTAAAGATTATCTTTTGTTTTATGAATACTTTCATGGAGATAACGGCCGTGGAGTAGGTGCTTCTCATCAGACAGGATGGACCGGGCTGATTGCAAAGATCCTGCAGCCAAGGTTTTCCAAAAAAGAAATCGCAGCATCTGAAACAGAAATGCCGAAGGAAGTGGCTGGGAAAATAAAAAAATAA